Below is a genomic region from Elephas maximus indicus isolate mEleMax1 chromosome 22, mEleMax1 primary haplotype, whole genome shotgun sequence.
ATTCCAAGGgcgttggttttttattttgtgggCAGTCGAGACTGCTTAGGTGAAAGGGTGGCTGCAGCAGGGCCCAGGTTGCGGCTGGCCTGACCTTTTTTCCTCCCCACAGGAGGAGCGAAAAGAGAAGGCAGCTTAGGGTGAGCCCCCTCCCGGGAGACCCCAAGGACTGATGTGCTGACGTGAGCAGAGGACAACTTATTCAAGTCTTGAAGATATAACGCTGCTCATCTCATACAGAGAGCTGATGCGTTGGTCTTTCACAGCCATAGACCGTCAAGGCAGCAACGCCGAGCTTCCTGGAGATAAGACGGAGTGGGGTCTGTTGTTTGGTGAGCGTTGGGGGCTAACCTTTAGCTGGTCTGACAAATCTAGCTCTCCTAAAGCCTCGCTTGTTTGTCGTGTCAGGTTGAAGGGGGTGAGTTGCCTGCACCCAGGGTGTGTAGTGATGTGTGCTGTCCACACCTCGCCCAGATACTCTAGGAGGAATGGAGAGGCTCTCTAATCGGTGAGGGCATTCCCATTGTTATGGGTGTCAGAAACCAAAACGACAGGTGTGTAGCTATCcataccttgttttattgtgTAATCAACCGCTACCCAGGTATAAAGTAAACTCAGTGTGGAAAACTCCCTTGTGAAACCTCAGGGACAACAAGCGTCAGTGCTCTGACTGGAGCTGTCAGAAGGCTGTTTCCGTAAGGGCGGCAGAGTAACAAGACAAAAACTTAAAAGAAAGCAGTTACAAACGAGGGCTCTCTGTCTTTGCCTGGGGAACGCTGTCACGTCAGTGAGCAATGGTGGAAGTCAGGTTCTTGACGTGTAGAACCACCTGAGTCACGGTGTTCCATCCCAGCTGTGCCCAGTGACAGTTAACAACCAGGAACATGTCATGGAGCCGAAGGGAATGCACTCAGACTAGAACGTCAAACTGAACCGAAGGACTCCACCTTCTTGGGGACATGGACACAGCATGACGCGTGCACACGTGAGCAGAGGGCAACTAGGGACCGAGCTCTGGCAGGCTCTAGGGACCACACACGGGATGGAAGCTGCGGGCCCAGCAGAGCCCCCGCTGTCCACCATGCCTCGGCTGGCAGGTCCAGCTCTGACCTGCTTGCACTGCAGGAGAGACATCTTCAAGTGTGACTTCCTGGCTCCCACCCCGCCGCTGCTCAGCTGGGCTTTGTGGGGGCTGTCAGCCTGATGGGGGGCACCCACGCCTGTGTCTTTGGTTGCTGACTCCGGGCCTTGCTGGAGACGGCCGGTACCACCTGCTGCTGTGTGAAGCTGTGCTGTGTCACTAGGGCTGCTGCAGGGTGGCTGTGGTGGGACACCCAGCTTGTGGCGGGACCAGGATCTGCAGGTGGAGAGGACAGGAGAAGCAGGGGCTCAGAGCTGACTGTCCACATCCGTCAGCCGGGACGACCAGCTCCCATCCCGATCAGGTCATCCGAGACAGGTGACCGCATATCCCACAGTTCTGAAGCAGTGGCCGGAGCACTTGCTCAGAGGGATGGGCTGCTCCCCATGTGAACGGCCATGACGTGGACTGCGCAGTGAGTTCAGCCCCAGCACTGTGAAAGCAGCACCCCAAGCCTTCCCAGGGCAGGAGTGTAAGGAGGGAGCAGAGACCCGCCTGGAGAGGTGGGAGGGACAGAGCAAAGTGCCTGGGACTCCTGAGTGGAGGTGGCTGGGAAGAAGGCCGCGGCCGAGACATTGTGGGAGAAGACTGAGCAGCTGCTGCTTCGTGTGACCTTTAACCGTTACCTGCTGGGAAGCAGGCACCTCCTGCTGCTCAACGGTGTAAGGCATCCTGGCGACCTTCAGGAAGCAAACGGAGGCCGTGGCCTTAGATATGGGCCTCGGGGGTATCTGCCTCTCAGGGTCCGGGCCCGTACTTCTAGCCAGGGGCCTTAGAGAATTAACACAAACCCCCATGCTGGGGTCAGGCACAGAGGTGTGAGAAGCTGCACCTGCATCGGGGTCCATGCAGCCGTGGGGAACAGTGACTTCCTGGGTGTTTACCCAGAAAACACAAAGGTGGGCTTTAGAGGAGAGAGGCACAGGGTGGCTGCTCCACGACAGCTCTTTCCCTTCCTGTGAAGCAAAGATTGAGGGGTGGCCTTATGTTACTGGCAGATCCAACTGCCTGACGCTAAGCCACCCACTGGGGGCTGTCACTGTGGACGCAGCACATATACGTGAACACACCTAACGGAGTAACCCCACAAGAGAACCTCCCCCCAGAGCCTCATGAGGACCCCTGTGGGCTCCACCCAGGGGCAGCTCCAACATCACTGGGCAGCGGTAATCACTGCGGATGCTAACTTGGCCAT
It encodes:
- the LOC126065703 gene encoding uncharacterized protein LOC126065703; this encodes MEAPAAGGHPASWHPGPRPRLYKPLRLLQCALEFLKANINKTPENASLKSCQWAAGKEEGKELSWSSHPVPLSSKAHLCVFWVNTQEVTVPHGCMDPDAGAASHTSVPDPSMGVCVNSLRPLARSTGPDPERQIPPRPISKATASVCFLKVARMPYTVEQQEVPASQQVTVKGHTKQQLLSLLPQCLGRGLLPSHLHSGVPGTLLCPSHLSRRVSAPSLHSCPGKAWGAAFTVLGLNSLRSPRHGRSHGEQPIPLSKCSGHCFRTVGYAVTCLG